A DNA window from Haloactinospora alba contains the following coding sequences:
- a CDS encoding MoaD/ThiS family protein has protein sequence MGATVVLPQVLRSDCDGAPCVEVEPPVPSGGATLRDVLDELTRLHPRVDRRIRDERGQLRRYVNVFVGDEECRGMAGLDTPVPDGEEVRVLPSVAGG, from the coding sequence ATGGGGGCGACCGTTGTCCTGCCGCAGGTGTTGCGCTCCGACTGCGACGGCGCGCCGTGCGTGGAGGTGGAGCCTCCCGTCCCCTCCGGAGGGGCGACGCTGCGGGACGTCCTCGACGAACTCACCCGCCTGCACCCGCGGGTGGACCGGCGGATCCGCGACGAGCGCGGCCAGCTGCGGCGCTACGTCAACGTCTTCGTCGGCGACGAGGAGTGCCGCGGCATGGCCGGGCTGGACACCCCCGTACCGGACGGGGAGGAGGTTCGGGTGCTGCCCTCGGTGGCGGGCGGCTAG
- a CDS encoding AAA family ATPase, whose amino-acid sequence MNPLVCARCGARVDPSGAAEAALTCVTCGHRQPFRRLPLYCVTGPSGTGKSAVGRLLVDALADRFVVLEQDVLWTAGLRDPTDEHRRFRTTWLRMAGMIQQSGRPVVLCGTVVPPELEPLPERALFSDIHYLALTCEPDTLAARLRARPAWRQWDEPRIAEMLDYAAWVSDTAHRMSPPMTLLDTTDGTVADTASRVTAWIDHRHG is encoded by the coding sequence GTGAACCCGCTCGTCTGCGCGCGTTGCGGCGCGCGCGTCGACCCCTCCGGGGCCGCCGAAGCGGCCCTCACGTGTGTCACCTGCGGCCACCGCCAACCGTTCCGCCGCCTTCCGCTGTACTGTGTGACCGGCCCGAGCGGCACCGGCAAGTCCGCGGTGGGGCGGCTGCTGGTGGACGCGCTCGCCGACCGGTTCGTCGTCCTGGAACAGGACGTGTTGTGGACCGCGGGACTGCGCGACCCGACGGACGAACACCGGCGGTTCCGGACAACCTGGTTACGGATGGCCGGAATGATCCAGCAGAGCGGGCGTCCCGTCGTCCTGTGCGGAACCGTGGTGCCACCCGAGCTCGAACCGCTGCCGGAACGGGCGCTGTTCTCCGACATCCACTACCTGGCGCTGACGTGCGAACCGGACACGCTCGCCGCCCGGCTGCGCGCCCGGCCCGCCTGGCGCCAGTGGGACGAGCCGCGGATCGCCGAGATGCTCGACTACGCCGCGTGGGTCAGCGACACGGCCCACCGCATGAGCCCCCCGATGACGCTGCTGGACACCACGGACGGCACCGTCGCGGACACGGCATCGCGCGTCACGGCCTGGATCGACCACCGCCACGGCTAG